The genome window GTATCATTAAtcaagaattatttattttttcaattataaattaaaaaatatttaatatacaaatatttttaattttatactattttatatattttttattttgaataatttaattattttaattttgattttacacatttataattaaatttcagaaattaatatataaactatttacataaattatttgtaaattgattttgatatacaaattatttttactctaattatataaatcaatataaacgcaccatttaatatttaaattatataaattatgtaaatttattttaacatgtaaattatttttactttaattatatgaatcaataaaattttaatatttaattttttaagaaacttacaaattgatattttaaatttaattataaaaaattatttagcaaataattttttttatttaaattatataattcaagaaaattggataaattatttatataaattattttatgtaatttataaaaaatatgtaaacttgtttttatatataaataaaaaaatttaatcatagaaagtaataattttttaattttctagattatttaaatgttattttaaattcacgtaatttttataaattgcataaaataatttttgacataatgtatatattagtttatgtaattgtttttaaaattataataaaataagagcaaatttttaatgtaatattttattaatttatattaaaatacaattttgtaataagaataaatacatgtaaaattaaatgttaaatgttttttaaaatttatatatttttatattttaaaaataaataactctcCAGTGATacatgtaaaatattatttataacattaactaaataaaataagtatcttaatggtttatttttatttttaaataaaaaggtcATTAGTTCAACTTTAAATGATCAATTGGTGAAAGAATGAAAATAGTTTATTtcgaaaaatatgaattttagaataatttataCAATCTGTTTAATTAAACTtccttaataataaaaagtagtttaggaaataattttttcattttaaaataattcaatttaataaaattaactagctattttttaaataaatgtgaaatctattttttttattatgatgaaAACTGAAGGCTACTATATCGTtgaaaaaattgtgtttgattGCGTATTCCTATCAATAATTACTCCTACATCATTATGCAATTAATGATAAGAAAGATAATGATAACCTTCCGAATAAGTacatcatttttgtttctttgggATACTATGCTGCCTGTACAATTTAAATCCcttatttaaaagtatatttaggTTTTTGAGTGGTAGTTAGATACTTAGATTTGTGTCTAGTCACGCACACTCCCAACAAACTGCATTTATCATTGttcaaaaaatgtaaattatatcaaattCAACGTGATATATCAATAAATGGAGCAtagttcatatttaaaaaaaattagaagtctttctaatacaaaaatatctatatcaagatgttaaaataaatacaacagGTGTGCTGATCTATACATAAAATAACCAGATAATTTTACTAATaatctttattataaaaaattaataattttcaaaaaatcaacTTGTTTTTAGACTATCAGTAGACTCTAATTACTTATCATTATTGAAAGAGCATTTAAAGgcaaatttcttttttaaacaattaattaaaagagcATTTGTCTCAGGGGTGTGCGCGTGTCCATCTATCAAACTACAGCTACCTCCTTCCTACTTATCTACCCCCCACACTCTTTCAATGCTATTTATAAACACAACTcattcctttctctctcttgtcTTCTTTTCTCCCCTTTCTTTCCCTAACTCTACCAATCACTACATAAACTCTTCATActtcacaacacaacacaacacaacacacccAAATCTTCtttcaaggtttttttttttttttttttttaataatttctcatCGTATCTGAAACAACGAATGATCCATGGCCCCTTCATTCGACACAAGTACTCATACGGTATGCGTGATGGATGCTTCGGGCCACTTGGGCTTCAGCCTGGTCCAAAGACTCCTCCAAAGGGGCTACACCGTTCATGCCTCCGTTCAATCATAtggtaatttaattattttccaatTAATCAATTACCTCTTTAATTCTTTATGCTATGAACTATGGTCCCTTTCCttgaaattgattttctttGGGATTGTTTCTCAGGGGAAGAAAACCTTTTCAATGGAATTTCATCTGATCCCGATAAGCTTAGGGTTTTTCGATCTGACCCATTTGATTACCATAGCATAATCGATGCTCTCCGAGGTTGCTCTGGTTTGTTCTACTCATTCGAACCTCCCTTTGACCAACCAAATTATGATGTAAgcaccatttttctttttcgttcTTAATCTGCGGTCTTTTTTCCcgttaatttggaattaaatcaTCTATATATAAGTCTcatctaaataattaaaagttaaaatcaatgcctaccttaattatttttatatttttttatactaaaaagaaTCTcgcttgattttaaaaaaattatatagaacCAACCTCAAAAGACTTGGAATACTCCTCGTCCTGGATATATACCAGCTAGCCtcgcaataaaaaataaaataaaattaatgaaaatagcTAATCCATGAGTTGTTTTCTTTATTGGGTATGGTTGTTGGGTTAGAATTGAGAAATAGCAGAGTTTGTTTACGTTAATTAACTTAAAGTAAGTAACTCGATGTATTGGTGTATGTGGTAGGCACAATTTGCCTGAGTTTCTCACTTGTTCCCTGGTTACTCCAATTTCCCTACTTGTCCACGAGTTAAGCCCATGACAGCGAAGTAGATAATTAATACAATAGTTGTAGTTTTTAGCTGGCTAATTAATTAACCTTGTAGTTGTAGTTTTGATGTGGTTAACCTTCGTAGTCGATCGATAATTCATTCACATGTCATAATCATTTGAGCTGGTTCATTTTCAAAGCTTATTTGCTTAACTCATCAATGGTAAGAtcttatcaatatttttatttcctaaagtattggcaatcatgatgaaaatattaatattgaaaGGTTTACACGCTATGGGAACGCAAATACAATGTTTCAAACTTTGTTTAAACAActtgataatataaatttaatttttgtctctaattgcagtattttttttagaacaCTTATTGTAGTATTATGATTAGTTTATTTAGTGAATTGCAACCGAACAGTGGAAAAGTTTTATgcaatatatatcattttttttattttctaaagaatattttattacgTATATTTGCATTATCTTATCAGAATCTTTTTGTACATAGATtgataaaacaaatttttgtagGACATCTCTTCCAAAACCTGACAGAAAATTTCAATTCCAAGTTATTTGTCCCATGTGTTTAATTAATGGCCAGCATTTTTTGACAGTCTGTTTGACCAGAAGCTAAAGTTTGGCGGAATAGTTATTACGGTTTAATTGTTACCAGTGTTGACAAAACACGTTATTggatgttcttttttttttttttgttgaaaaaattcagatgtttattatatatttctatctttaagtttttacaaaattatataaaaaaattaatatcaaacaGTCTTAACAATAAGATGTTTTAAAATCTATATTACTTAATATTTgagaatttaaaaacaaaaaattgtcaaACATTTAATTTaccttttgaaattaaatttgtgtcTCAAAACTGATCTCTAGTGTTGGAAACATACAGGAATACATGGCAGACGTGGAAGTAAGAGCAGCACACAACGTGCTGGAAGCATGTGCTCAGACAGAAACTATAGATAAAGTGATTTTCACTTCCTCAGCTACCGCAGTTGTTTGGAGGGAAGATCGCAAGACCATGGAACTAGATCTAGATGAGAGACATTGGAGTGATGTTAATTTCTGTCGCAAATTCAAGGTACTACTCCTTACTCCTGTGTCtaatacaaagaagaagaaaagtctATTCaccctaattaaaaaaattagttaattttacatttaattacacaatcttaaattaaaattaagtttcttttaacttatcttttattgaaatctattataagaaataaaaaagaatcatcaaactaaaacttcaattaaataaagaatattttagaaataataataaataagataaaattaaataattttttttaatacttttgagtaaaaaaaaaaatattttgtctttCTTAAAACCTAGACCTAGGAAGTACTCTTTAACTTTTCACATCTGGGTACGTTGCCAAATTGATAAATAGTAaatgagaaaatatttaaacatgaagtttccgaatagaaaaaagagataaaaaaaaaggaaaatatgaaTGGTTTAAAATAAAGgatgatttttatatattactgTAAGAAATGAAAGTATGTGTAAAGTGAATTATAATTGATGGGGGTGTGCACAGTTATGGCATGGGGTGTCAAAGACAATGGCAGAGAAGAGCGCGTGGGCCTTGGCAATGGACAGAGGAGTGAACATGGTGTCCATCAACGCAGGCTTATTGATGGCGCATGATCTCTCCGTCAAACACCCTTACCTAAGAGGAGCCGCAGAGATGTACGAGGATGGGGTGTTCGTGACCGTTGATTTGGGCTTCTTGGTCGACGCCCACATCTGCGTCTACGAGGATGTCTCATCCTACGGTCGTTATTTGTGCTTCAATCACATTATCAACACCCACGACGACGCCGTTCAGCTCGCCCGCAAGTTGACGCCTGGTGCCTCTTCCTCCTTGCAGCAAAGGTTGTTCAGAGGGCGTTTTTGGTCATTTTGACTTGTGTTTTTCGTTTGAATGTTGACTCTTGACATATTcaactcattttcttttttttggctttCTGCAGTGATGACTACGGGAAGAGTTTTATCGAACAGAGAATTAACAACAAGAAGTTGAACAAATTGATGGTGGACTTCGAGGCTTGATTTCGATGGTGATCTTTTTGAACGGTGATTAGAGCAATCAATCACCTTCACCGTTTTTCTGCGGGAAAGTATTTGTGTACAAAATGTTAGCAAAATTTGTACCTATACCCccatatcattattattattattatacattacaaattaatgtattttcaatcaaataagcatttctttatttatttcaacATTAGATAGTGCAAAATAATTGTCTGTTTTTAAATTTGCTTTTCCCCTGTATCCTACTAATTTTAGATCCAACTATATTTACAATGTTACATCTTCTTATAActaaataaacatcaaattcatttttctaGCAGCAGCGCTATTAGTGCGAATGAAAACATGGACGAAACTTACGAACAATTACGTGGAAGGCTATCCTTTTATTAAGGAGTAATGATacatgaattattatttattttaaacactttactagtatcaattattatttatttttttttctatcatatcataaattttgtcataattatatatattttttctctcagtTAGATGTCGAATAAGTTAGTGGGTGTTCATCGGATATTTTCCTTTATTAAGTAAACATTATGTTAATTATCTGATAGAATAAACGTTTGTGtaaatttcacaaaatctttttcgTGCAAATcagcatttttctttttctaatgtGTCTCTTAGCACCTTGTCCTAAGACTGAATATCTTAACCGCTGTCAAGGAATCTGACTATTAAAATGATAGTACTAAGATTTACAATTACAAGAGAATCCCCTTGGTATGGCTAATCGCCAATTAATTCGAGCTTAAATCCTCTTGACTTTTGAAAAAGACGACGAGAGAACACTTTTGAATGATTTAATCACAAGTGATCTCCCGgcgatcatttgaaaattttctGCGATCAAAACACAACGaaaatggaataaaatttaCGTGTACCTAGCTTAAtcccaaaaaaagaaagaaaaaaaaaagaagagcaagTACCATTACCATTATTAGTGATAGTGATAAAGAAAGTTTGTTCatgatttttcaataaaataaatgttaaaatatatttttatacattttttgttcctataaaattttcattacatttttcattctcgtaaaataaaaaatacacgtTCTTTGGTCATGTCAATTTTTTAGGAGGTTTATTGTTCTGGTAAACTTGGATGTGTTATTCTATAGTCTTGAGTAAGATTCGATTGTATTCAAACATATATAggattaacattttttaattagttatacaaataaatgaacaattttttacatttattataatttgtggctcatatatttttcatttagagTATTAACGTGTACTAGTATCCTAGAATAATTAATGACATCACATGGGAAAGCTTGCTAGTGCAAATGTGCCCTAAGCCCAGAGCAGGAGTTAAGGacccaaaacaaaatagaaaactgGAGCTGGAAATTAACTGTTAACGGAAGACTCAGCATTGGACCAACAAATGCTTTGCTGGATTATAAATTCAAGTCGGTGGGCAGAAGTAGAGGGAAGACACGCGAGTGTTAAGAGTTTGCTTCTTTAGAATAAAGATATAATGCAATAAGAAAGCTAAACCTGTTGTTGCATTTTTCCATAAATGCAATGCAATACATAGGCGATAAAATAACCATTTCGCATTTATTGAATAacccatttttctctttttgagcACGATAAAGAAATGGCTTTGTGaacatactaattaaataagaaaatagtgGTAGTACTTTAAAGTTTACTTCCTAGCTCCAACTGTGTTGTCCACTGTCCAAGTGCCTTTTGTCCTTTCATTCAATTAAGGTCGGCCTCAACCCGTTCTAATgttgttgataggttgcccATACCATTATTTGATGCAAACTTCAAaactattttcttaaaacaatGGAGTTTcgcttctttttccttttcattttttaaagtgTGATTTGTTCAATGTTGAGTAATTAATTAGCTTTCTCTTTCATCTTCCTTAAAATTAATCTTGTGGTGTTTGGAAAAATCATTTGAACTACGGTTGTGATGGCTCTTAATGATATTGTTGCTTTAATTtcaatcatttaattaattagtgaaCAAATCTAGTTTAACCTGTATGATGTCATGCACATGTATTGTTGAGAATATTGTGGATTGGAATTTCTCAATACATTTTGTTGAATCCCTATATACTTCTGACTTGAATGattattctttaattaactGGTGATggataattaacaaattaatcacGGGTAAGATTGTTCTTTTGATGTTGTGAGCAAACTTATACATGAATGAGacgatgagttttttttttcctctcagtCATGCATTGAAAAGAATTCCGATATGACGCCTTCTCTTATCCTTAAAGAAAATTAACCCACGTTTGTAATGATTCTCTAGCTATTTTTTTTCTCGGTTCTTCCCCCCTAAACATAACCCGTCTCTATGGGTGGAATTATTTGAACGGTTTGTTCATTTACAAATTGATTTCATGCAATTATATTTGGAATagattcatataaaaaaaatgactagatcaagaaaacataaagaataagaataagaaaCTTTTAGAATTGTACGAGCAATTTCTTTGGCTACGATGAGTTTCCAGCTAGGGCATAATATTTCAATTGAAGAGTTGCTATCGCACAAATTAATAAGGCTTGTCCAGTATGAGCTGTGAAATACTTGATAATTGTTCGTCATGTACTTTATCATTATAATTTGAtaattcattaaatatgatCAGTAAACAATAAATGCTTGACAACTCTAAGTACGTTTTAGACAAATAAATACTAGATCCTTATATACCAAAATAATGAACACTTGCTTCTTTGGCCCAATCCTTGAAAGTTGACAGTAAAGATCCAAAAGTTGGAGTAGGAATGTAGGATGAATGGGCATTCAGTAACAAAATCCACCCCCTCCTTTTTATAATGTGAATAATAAAGTTCCACGTTCATGAGGTAACCTAAACCCAAACATATATTTACCGGATGTTTCAATAAAGGAATTATACCAttactaaaaaaagtttttttatgatCGGTTGTAGAAAAATGTCATTGTATTAATTGCAgtgacaattttataaatactgTTCACATTTAAAAGACGATTTTGGAGAAATTGcctttaaaatatcaaaatgacgATGATTCGCGAAAATCATCTTTAAAATGTGGGTAATATTTTTAGATGGTTTTGCGAAAACCGTGTTGTTTCCCTCTCACCTATATTTGGAGTTTCCCTAGGGTTGATAAGGCTGGTGTTCGGTTAGCCATCTATAAGTTTCACTCTTAGATTTGGAATAGGCTTAAGTCTGATTGTGGGTAtttgttgattgcttgttcTCTGTGTAATGATGATAATATGATATAGAGGACAAAAAGTTAGAGATACATGTAAGAGAAGTGTAGACTCAGGTGAAAACAGgtcaatataaataataaatgtagaTATATGTGCAAAAGAATGTATTCGTACAAAAAGGGAAACAGAAGCAAAGTGAGTGTAACTTACTATCTAATAATGCTCTGTGGAGTACTTAAGTTAGTTAAGTGACTTTGTTCTAACTTCTATCCCCTTGACTTTAAGGGAGATTTTCCCAATTGCTCAGGTGCTTATCAATATACTTCAATTATAAcattataaatacaaaaaggAGAATTTCCCCATAGATAACTATCCACATAGAgatgtttaatttcttttaatatgcATGTAGGGTGTGAAACAGTGCattaaaaaacacttttaagGACTACACTGTCATCATTCAGAATAAGGAGCCAAAAGGATCATAATTCAACTTACATGAAATGATAAAATAGTAAAGGGTTTActcatttctttaattttcataatgcATCCCATCCACGTTGGaattatataaattcaaaataccAAGAGGTGCAATTAAGTTTACTTAATAGGTCTTACATTATTAGAGTCCCACATGCAGTTACTACTGATGATCATATTAATATTGTTAAGACTTTATGAAAGCAGCTCtgttttttcattattaagtAAAAATGGAAACTTGTTatgcaaaaaaggaaggaaaaaaaattaaattaataaacctGCATTTCTGTTTTATTAACTTGAAGAGTAATCTGAAACTATCAAATTGAAGGTCAGGCCCAGTTAGATACGAGAGGTAGAGAGATGTCAGCAATTCACAATGAAACATGCTCATCCTTCAGCAACTATACACAATTAACAAAAACATGTAACTGgccacatttaaaaaataattagtcaaGCATCTAAGTAAAACTTCAAAATAGGTACCTTATGTCCTCCAGTATGGTAGAGTTGTTGCCTCGCACATTCAAGGAAGATTGAGTCTCAAGCTGTGATCTGTCCTTGTTTTCCAGCCAGTACTTATCCTTTTGAGAAGAATTTCTAGAGTTTTTGTTGGCAGTATCAAGCTTCTCTTCAAGTTCCCTAATTTCTGTTTTGAGAGTGATGATGTTTTTTTGGGCATCCTGCAATGCTACCCAGAGCTCCTCAATTGATGTACTCATTCTATTATTATCATCTATAGTTTCATCCTGGATTTTCTTGGCCTCGAAAAGACTCTGTTTCAAGGTCATCATATCAAGCTTCATGCTATCTACTTCAAACTAAGACTCTAATGTTATGGATGAAAATGATTCCTCTAGTTTCTGTATGGACAAAGCTGACTTctctaattctttttctttagtaTGTTGTTCCTGGATCAAGGAAAATTGCTTTGAATCGGATCTTTTCAGCTCCTCCCTTAATCAGAAAAATGATTTCCATAATCACACAAGACAAAATGTAGCaaagtaaaaagaaagtttCAAGCATTTTAGATCTAAGAGTTAATTCGTAACATGGTATAAAAGGCTCTATATATAACCACATGTTGCATAGTTCAATCCTTGTTACATCTATAAAAGGCTCTAtaaatcatcttattttttacttgagattaagaaaattaaataatattaactaattttcttaattaatgtgaaattaattatttttatttatatatgatggcagaggaaataaaattttgtgaaaactgcTTCATTCACAGTGGAAGCCATGTTACCAGAAATGAAACATCAATAATTAGAGAGTtcctattaaaagaaaaagaagaagaagcacttTTCATCAGTTATTTCAACTTTCTAAATCTATTTCAAGAGAATGCA of Glycine soja cultivar W05 chromosome 1, ASM419377v2, whole genome shotgun sequence contains these proteins:
- the LOC114408743 gene encoding cinnamoyl-CoA reductase-like SNL6, with the translated sequence MAPSFDTSTHTVCVMDASGHLGFSLVQRLLQRGYTVHASVQSYGEENLFNGISSDPDKLRVFRSDPFDYHSIIDALRGCSGLFYSFEPPFDQPNYDEYMADVEVRAAHNVLEACAQTETIDKVIFTSSATAVVWREDRKTMELDLDERHWSDVNFCRKFKLWHGVSKTMAEKSAWALAMDRGVNMVSINAGLLMAHDLSVKHPYLRGAAEMYEDGVFVTVDLGFLVDAHICVYEDVSSYGRYLCFNHIINTHDDAVQLARKLTPGASSSLQQSDDYGKSFIEQRINNKKLNKLMVDFEA